In Pieris napi chromosome 2, ilPieNapi1.2, whole genome shotgun sequence, the following proteins share a genomic window:
- the LOC125055910 gene encoding uncharacterized protein LOC125055910 isoform X1 produces the protein MKRRKISQLSINVKLKMNIIFSFIYFLFVSINCDDIRRILPFPRLREQIEEVTIEATSSESPDSNLVSFLVQNVKEIFGAADEPTVLVDQEIDATTTEFEVTTETESVDREKILNKINICHKNISGVIIDECTQENILDSTNEEVTVTTKQFSKDRVIPESEEIKLNPLESWYSKDREETSSLPISTPNYNVSTKRSCIFCNNVEVEYCDDPKNKLISSIVCEQDEDLCYSQHTPFGLVDRGCFNINRNITTYFCSCNLCNYIAISEMPHIFSRKQDWIENVKEMSRLKRFRRSIFKDMSCLRCEINGTTKSGDILYSTNCLEGNIGSLPLQLCAKNEICAVKAIRSEGYMWRGCVSKPLYNYWWTLCDTDLCNYEALVSIFDQF, from the exons atgaaaagaagaaaaatcagTCAGTTGTCAAttaatgtcaaattaaaaatgaatattatattcagtttcatatattttttatttgtatccaTTAACTGTGATGATATAAGGAGAATATTACCCTTTCCAAGATTAAGAGAACAAATTGAGGAAGTAACGATAGAAGCTACGTCATCTGAAAGTCCTGATTCCAATTTGGTTTCATTCCTCGTTCAAaatgttaaagaaatatttgggGCTGCTGATGAACCCACCGTTTTAGTTGACCAAGAAATTGATGCGACTACAACAGAATTTGAAGTTACGACTGAAACAGAATCTGTAGATAGGgaaaaaattttgaataagaTAAATATCTGTCATAAAAATATCTCGGGAGTAATTATTGATGAATGTACTCAAGAAAATATTCTAGATAGCACAAACGAAGAGGTAACAGTAACgacaaaacaattttcaaaAGACCGAGTCATACCTGAAAGCGAGGAAATAAAGCTTAATCCTCTTGAATCGTGGTATTCTAAAGACCGAGAAGAAACAAGTTCTTTACCTATATCTACACCGAACTATAATGTGTCAACAAAAAGATCGTGTATTTTTTGCAACAACGTTGAAGTGGAGTATTGTGACGATccgaaaaataaatt AATATCTTCAATCGTATGTGAACAAGATGAAGATCTATGTTATTCTCAACACACTCCATTCGGTTTGGTCGATCGtggttgttttaatataaaccgTAATATAACCACGTATTTCTGTTCTTGTAATCTCTGTAACTACATTGCGATTTCGGAAATGCCGCACATATTTTCAAGGAAACAAGATTGGATAGAAAATGTTAAAGAAATGTCCAGATTAAAACGATTTAGGCGGTCCATTTTCAAAGACATGTCGTGCTTGCGATGTGAAATTAATGGTACTACTAAGAGTggagatattttatatagcaCTAATTGCTTGGAAGGTAACAT AGGGTCCTTACCACTTCAATTATGTGCGAAAAATGAGATTTGCGCAGTAAAAGCCATTCGCAGTGAAGGATATATGTGGCGAGGCTGCGTGTCCAAACCACTTTATAACTATTGGTGGACACTTTGCGATACTGACCTTTGTAACTACGAGGCATTAGTATCAATTTTTGatcagttttaa
- the LOC125055910 gene encoding uncharacterized protein LOC125055910 isoform X2 — MKRRKISQLSINVKLKMNIIFSFIYFLFVSINCDDIRRILPFPRLREQIEEVTIEATSSESPDSNLVSFLVQNVKEIFGAADEPTVLVDQEIDATTTEFEVTTETESVDREKILNKINICHKNISGVIIDECTQENILDSTNEEVTVTTKQFSKDRVIPESEEIKLNPLESWYSKDREETSSLPISTPNYNVSTKRSCIFCNNVEVEYCDDPKNKLISSIVCEQDEDLCYSQHTPFGLVDRGCFNINRNITTYFCSCNLCNYIAISEMPHIFSRKQDWIENVKEMSRLKRFRRSIFKDMSCLRCEINGTTKSGDILYSTNCLEEGPYHFNYVRKMRFAQ, encoded by the exons atgaaaagaagaaaaatcagTCAGTTGTCAAttaatgtcaaattaaaaatgaatattatattcagtttcatatattttttatttgtatccaTTAACTGTGATGATATAAGGAGAATATTACCCTTTCCAAGATTAAGAGAACAAATTGAGGAAGTAACGATAGAAGCTACGTCATCTGAAAGTCCTGATTCCAATTTGGTTTCATTCCTCGTTCAAaatgttaaagaaatatttgggGCTGCTGATGAACCCACCGTTTTAGTTGACCAAGAAATTGATGCGACTACAACAGAATTTGAAGTTACGACTGAAACAGAATCTGTAGATAGGgaaaaaattttgaataagaTAAATATCTGTCATAAAAATATCTCGGGAGTAATTATTGATGAATGTACTCAAGAAAATATTCTAGATAGCACAAACGAAGAGGTAACAGTAACgacaaaacaattttcaaaAGACCGAGTCATACCTGAAAGCGAGGAAATAAAGCTTAATCCTCTTGAATCGTGGTATTCTAAAGACCGAGAAGAAACAAGTTCTTTACCTATATCTACACCGAACTATAATGTGTCAACAAAAAGATCGTGTATTTTTTGCAACAACGTTGAAGTGGAGTATTGTGACGATccgaaaaataaatt AATATCTTCAATCGTATGTGAACAAGATGAAGATCTATGTTATTCTCAACACACTCCATTCGGTTTGGTCGATCGtggttgttttaatataaaccgTAATATAACCACGTATTTCTGTTCTTGTAATCTCTGTAACTACATTGCGATTTCGGAAATGCCGCACATATTTTCAAGGAAACAAGATTGGATAGAAAATGTTAAAGAAATGTCCAGATTAAAACGATTTAGGCGGTCCATTTTCAAAGACATGTCGTGCTTGCGATGTGAAATTAATGGTACTACTAAGAGTggagatattttatatagcaCTAATTGCTTGGAAG AGGGTCCTTACCACTTCAATTATGTGCGAAAAATGAGATTTGCGCAGTAA